A genomic region of Aureimonas populi contains the following coding sequences:
- a CDS encoding bifunctional [glutamine synthetase] adenylyltransferase/[glutamine synthetase]-adenylyl-L-tyrosine phosphorylase produces the protein MAAPAWRIGGSARLRPLDEARAGLWLNDLAEAARAAECPRLAALAQAPSRERDNLAAILDLSPFLGGAMLRWPQWLERLFDVDAGERIRAIVRALDALPGEETGEGRMMTLLREAKAEAALLIALRDLFGAADGQRTTADLSDLAEGAVRAALRFCLLDLDRRGQLDLPDKARPETGCGLFVLGMGKLGGRELNYSSDIDLILLFDPQVPAVLDKGESVETFSRLARRLVRLIGERSRDGYVFRTDLRLRPDPSAMPLAIPLPTALVYYESAGRDWERAAMIKARVIAGDRQAGEEFTRAMASFVWRRYLDFAALRDIQSMKDRIDRHRGFSAIAVAGHNVKLGRGGIREVEFFAQTQQLIAGGRAPELRLRRTQETLFALAEGGWIDRSAAEELTEAYWFLRHVEHVLQMLADEQTHTLPEEPAELTRVALLAGFESLDAFSEALLARLRTVERRFAGLFAGHSSTVAEAPILGALADAEDGDALQWLEAKGFHRPQDVARILAGWGAGRYRALRSDAARERMSLVLPSLVSAFAGARDPDAAFASFDRFLAGLPSGLQFFALIASNPKLLDLLARVITSAPGLTEIIARRPHVFDALLDPAFYGEMPKKAAMEEWLGAFLGLASTHEERLVRLRIFAAEQKFLIGVRLLSGVVEGEEAGLAFTDLAEVVIAALLHTVEGEFARAHGRVPGGRIALQGLGRLGSRELTATSDVDLILFFDHDGAAEESDGERPLPVSTYYARLTQRLIAGLTAPMAEGLLYEVDFRLRPSGNKGPLATHIEAFRRYQEHEAWTWEHMALTRSRPIAGDPALMDEAARIVRETVARERDPQALARDVASMRARIERDKPGRGPLDVKLNPGGLVDLEFVAQWALLAHHVPLRLIGAPTADILEVLGETLPQTQGLAPAMRCLTRLVQLLRLGGDGARRAEDLPRGLAERIAEAMGEPVAGIEARLESEGAIVRQRFAALLPLPEVDE, from the coding sequence ATGGCGGCACCGGCATGGAGGATCGGCGGGAGCGCGCGCCTGCGGCCGCTGGACGAGGCGCGCGCCGGCCTGTGGCTGAACGACCTGGCCGAGGCGGCCCGCGCCGCCGAATGCCCGCGCCTTGCCGCCCTGGCGCAGGCCCCTTCGCGGGAGCGCGACAACCTCGCCGCGATCCTCGACCTTTCGCCCTTTCTGGGCGGGGCGATGCTGCGCTGGCCGCAATGGCTGGAACGGCTGTTCGACGTGGACGCCGGCGAGCGCATCCGCGCCATCGTAAGGGCGCTCGACGCGCTTCCGGGGGAGGAGACGGGGGAGGGGCGCATGATGACGCTCCTGCGCGAGGCCAAGGCCGAGGCCGCGCTCCTGATCGCGCTTCGCGACCTTTTCGGCGCGGCGGACGGGCAGAGGACCACGGCCGACCTCTCCGACCTCGCGGAGGGCGCCGTGCGCGCCGCGCTGCGGTTCTGCCTCCTCGACCTCGACCGGCGCGGGCAGCTCGACCTGCCGGACAAGGCGCGGCCGGAAACGGGCTGCGGGCTGTTCGTCCTGGGCATGGGCAAGCTCGGCGGGCGGGAGCTGAACTATTCCAGCGATATCGACCTCATCCTCCTCTTCGACCCGCAGGTGCCCGCGGTTCTCGACAAGGGCGAGAGCGTGGAGACCTTCTCGCGCCTCGCGCGGCGGCTGGTGCGCCTTATCGGCGAGCGCTCGCGGGACGGCTACGTCTTCCGCACCGACCTGCGGCTGCGGCCGGACCCCTCCGCCATGCCTCTCGCCATCCCGCTGCCCACCGCCCTCGTCTATTACGAGAGCGCGGGGCGCGACTGGGAGCGCGCGGCGATGATCAAGGCGCGGGTGATCGCGGGCGACCGGCAGGCCGGCGAGGAGTTCACCCGCGCCATGGCCTCCTTCGTATGGCGGCGCTATCTCGACTTCGCGGCGCTGCGCGACATCCAGTCCATGAAGGACCGGATCGACCGCCATCGCGGCTTCTCGGCCATCGCGGTGGCGGGGCACAACGTCAAGCTCGGTCGCGGCGGCATTCGCGAGGTGGAGTTCTTCGCGCAGACCCAGCAGCTCATCGCGGGCGGGCGGGCGCCCGAGCTGCGCCTTCGCCGCACGCAGGAAACCCTCTTCGCGCTGGCCGAGGGCGGCTGGATCGACCGGTCGGCGGCCGAGGAGCTGACGGAGGCCTACTGGTTCCTGCGGCATGTGGAGCACGTGCTGCAAATGCTGGCGGACGAGCAGACGCATACGCTGCCGGAGGAGCCGGCGGAGCTTACCCGTGTGGCGCTGCTGGCGGGGTTCGAGAGCCTCGATGCCTTCTCCGAGGCGCTCCTGGCGCGGCTTCGCACGGTGGAGCGGCGCTTTGCCGGGCTGTTCGCGGGCCACAGCTCGACGGTGGCGGAAGCGCCCATCCTCGGCGCGCTCGCCGATGCTGAGGATGGCGATGCGCTGCAATGGCTGGAGGCCAAGGGCTTCCACCGCCCGCAGGATGTGGCGCGCATCCTGGCCGGCTGGGGCGCGGGCCGCTATCGCGCGCTGCGCTCGGACGCGGCGCGCGAGCGCATGTCGCTGGTGCTGCCCTCGCTCGTCTCGGCCTTTGCCGGCGCGCGCGATCCCGATGCCGCCTTCGCCAGTTTCGACCGCTTCCTGGCGGGCCTGCCCTCGGGCCTGCAATTCTTCGCGCTCATCGCCTCCAACCCCAAGCTTCTGGACCTTCTGGCCCGCGTCATCACCTCCGCGCCCGGCCTGACGGAGATCATCGCCCGACGCCCGCATGTTTTCGACGCGCTGCTGGACCCCGCCTTCTACGGCGAGATGCCGAAGAAGGCGGCGATGGAGGAATGGCTCGGCGCCTTTCTGGGGCTCGCCTCCACGCATGAGGAGCGGCTGGTGCGGCTGCGCATCTTCGCCGCCGAGCAGAAATTCCTGATCGGCGTGCGGCTTCTCTCGGGCGTGGTGGAGGGGGAGGAGGCCGGCCTTGCCTTCACCGACCTTGCCGAAGTGGTGATCGCCGCCCTCCTGCACACCGTGGAGGGCGAGTTCGCGCGCGCCCACGGGCGCGTTCCCGGCGGCCGGATCGCGTTGCAGGGGCTGGGCCGGCTCGGCAGCCGCGAACTGACCGCGACCTCGGATGTCGATCTCATCCTGTTCTTCGACCATGACGGGGCGGCCGAGGAATCGGACGGCGAGCGGCCGCTGCCGGTCTCCACCTACTATGCCCGTCTCACGCAGCGGCTGATCGCCGGGCTCACCGCGCCGATGGCCGAGGGGCTTCTCTACGAGGTGGACTTCCGCCTGCGCCCCTCCGGCAACAAGGGGCCGCTCGCCACCCATATCGAGGCGTTCCGCCGCTATCAGGAACACGAGGCCTGGACCTGGGAGCACATGGCGCTCACCCGCTCGCGCCCCATCGCGGGCGACCCGGCTCTCATGGACGAGGCGGCGCGCATCGTGCGCGAGACGGTGGCGCGCGAGCGCGACCCGCAGGCGCTGGCGCGCGACGTAGCGTCGATGCGCGCGCGAATCGAGCGCGACAAGCCGGGCCGGGGGCCGCTGGATGTGAAGCTCAATCCCGGCGGCCTCGTGGACCTGGAATTCGTGGCCCAGTGGGCGCTTCTGGCCCACCACGTGCCGCTGCGCCTCATCGGCGCGCCCACGGCCGACATACTGGAGGTGCTGGGCGAAACCCTTCCGCAGACGCAGGGCCTCGCGCCCGCCATGCGGTGCCTCACCCGGCTCGTGCAGCTCCTGCGCCTTGGCGGGGACGGTGCGAGGCGCGCGGAGGATCTGCCGCGCGGCCTTGCCGAGCGCATCGCCGAGGCGATGGGCGAGCCGGTGGCGGGCATCGAGGCGCGGCTGGAGAGCGAGGGCGCCATCGTACGGCAGCGTTTCGCCGCGCTGCTGCCCCTGCCGGAAGTAGACGAGTAA
- the pepN gene encoding aminopeptidase N, with protein sequence MHDDDEQVIRLEDYRPTDFLIHEVDLLVCLFEGRAEVRAALTVERRPGSPEAASLSLDGDELTLTSLALDGERLPEGSYEVSPEALTLHGLPASGRFTLSIGTTLEPEKNTKLMGLYRTRGVWCTQCEAEGFRRITYFLDRPDVLATYRVRIEAPRAAAPVLLANGNPVESGPLEGGRHFALWHDPHPKPSYLFALVAGDLDVLKDDFTTAGGRKVDLAIYTEKGLSARSVYAMDALKRSMAWDERRFGREYDLDVFNIVAVSDFNMGAMENKGLNVFNHKYVLLDPDTATDGDYAGVETVIAHEYFHNWTGNRITCRDWFQLCLKEGLTVYRDQEFTADERSRAVKRIASVQLLKSQQFPEDQGPLQHPVRPTRYREINNFYTATVYDKGAELVRMIATILGPERFRAGMDLYFERHDGEAATIEDFLLCFEEAGGRSLERFRLWYAQAGTPTLSVRETYADGRLTLSLSQRLARGAAGTGTEPMHMPVRFGLVGSNGADMEAVPRAEGAKAEDGIIHLLEEKGEVVFEGLPERPLVSILRDFSAPVTLDFPQSREDRLALARLDPDAFGRWRALADLVGETLADAGRTGFSPADAAPVLQAVAAGAADEALEPSLRAQMAALPGEGEIARLVGQDVDPGRVHRARIAAMAELGRIGGESFARLLAEGAGEPFSPAPDSVGRRALRNTILAFVSLAAGDASRAERQFAGATNMTDRLAALAVLAHHFPREAATRKALERFHDTYAGDDLVLDKWFMLQASAAHEDALADVERLAAHPAFKLANPNRARALIGGFASANPLAFHRPDGAGYRFVARMLTELDRLNPQTAARLATAFRSWRSLEPGRRELAAQTLRAIAQGKQISRDLKDIVDRSLQ encoded by the coding sequence ATGCACGACGACGACGAGCAGGTCATCCGGCTGGAGGATTACCGGCCGACCGATTTCCTCATCCATGAGGTCGACCTCCTCGTCTGCCTGTTCGAGGGCCGGGCCGAAGTCCGCGCCGCGCTGACCGTGGAGCGCCGGCCGGGCTCGCCCGAGGCGGCCAGCCTCTCGCTGGATGGCGACGAGCTGACGCTGACCTCGCTCGCGCTCGACGGTGAGCGACTGCCGGAAGGCTCCTACGAGGTCTCGCCCGAGGCGCTGACGCTGCATGGCCTTCCCGCGTCCGGCCGCTTCACCCTTTCGATCGGCACCACGCTGGAGCCGGAGAAGAACACCAAGCTGATGGGGCTCTATCGCACGCGCGGCGTCTGGTGCACGCAGTGCGAGGCCGAGGGCTTCCGCCGCATCACCTACTTCCTCGACAGGCCGGACGTGCTGGCCACCTACCGGGTGCGGATCGAGGCGCCGCGCGCGGCCGCGCCCGTGCTTCTGGCCAACGGCAACCCGGTGGAGAGCGGCCCGCTCGAAGGCGGCCGGCACTTCGCCCTCTGGCACGACCCGCACCCCAAGCCCTCCTACCTCTTCGCGCTGGTGGCGGGCGATCTGGACGTCTTGAAGGACGATTTCACCACCGCCGGCGGCCGCAAGGTCGACCTGGCGATCTATACCGAGAAGGGCCTCAGCGCCCGCTCCGTCTACGCGATGGACGCGCTCAAGCGCTCCATGGCGTGGGACGAGCGGCGCTTCGGCCGAGAATACGACCTCGATGTCTTCAACATCGTCGCCGTCTCGGACTTCAACATGGGGGCGATGGAGAACAAGGGCCTCAACGTCTTCAACCACAAATACGTCCTGCTCGACCCCGACACCGCGACGGACGGCGATTACGCCGGCGTCGAGACCGTGATCGCGCACGAATACTTCCACAACTGGACGGGCAACCGCATCACCTGCCGGGACTGGTTCCAGCTCTGCCTGAAGGAAGGGCTCACCGTCTATCGGGACCAGGAGTTCACGGCGGACGAGCGCTCGCGCGCGGTCAAGCGCATCGCCAGCGTGCAGCTTCTGAAGTCGCAGCAATTCCCCGAGGACCAGGGGCCGCTCCAGCACCCCGTGCGCCCCACCCGCTACCGGGAGATCAACAACTTCTACACCGCCACGGTCTACGACAAGGGCGCGGAGCTGGTGCGCATGATCGCCACCATCCTCGGGCCGGAACGCTTCCGCGCCGGGATGGACCTGTATTTCGAGCGCCACGACGGCGAGGCGGCCACCATCGAGGATTTCCTCCTCTGCTTCGAGGAGGCGGGCGGGCGGAGCCTGGAGCGCTTCCGCCTCTGGTATGCGCAGGCCGGCACGCCGACCCTTTCGGTGCGCGAGACCTATGCGGACGGCCGCCTCACGCTCAGCCTCTCCCAGCGCCTGGCGCGGGGCGCGGCGGGCACGGGCACCGAGCCCATGCACATGCCCGTCCGCTTCGGCCTCGTCGGCTCCAATGGCGCGGACATGGAGGCCGTGCCACGGGCGGAGGGCGCAAAGGCGGAGGACGGCATCATCCACCTCCTGGAGGAGAAGGGCGAGGTCGTCTTCGAGGGCCTGCCCGAGCGGCCCCTCGTCTCCATCCTGCGAGACTTCTCCGCGCCCGTCACGCTCGACTTCCCCCAGAGCCGGGAGGACCGGCTGGCGCTGGCCCGGCTCGATCCCGACGCCTTCGGGCGCTGGCGGGCGCTGGCCGACCTCGTGGGCGAGACGCTGGCCGATGCCGGGCGCACGGGCTTCTCGCCCGCCGATGCCGCGCCGGTGCTCCAGGCCGTGGCGGCCGGCGCGGCCGACGAGGCGCTGGAGCCCTCGCTGCGCGCGCAAATGGCGGCCCTGCCGGGAGAGGGCGAGATCGCCCGCCTCGTGGGGCAGGATGTCGATCCCGGCCGTGTCCACCGCGCGCGCATCGCGGCCATGGCGGAGCTGGGGCGCATCGGCGGCGAAAGCTTCGCGCGCCTGCTGGCCGAGGGGGCCGGAGAGCCCTTCTCGCCCGCGCCCGACAGTGTCGGCCGGCGCGCGCTGCGCAACACGATCCTCGCCTTCGTTTCGCTGGCGGCCGGTGACGCCTCGCGGGCGGAGCGCCAGTTCGCGGGCGCGACGAACATGACCGACCGCCTCGCGGCCCTCGCCGTCCTGGCGCATCACTTCCCGCGCGAGGCGGCCACGCGCAAGGCCCTCGAGCGCTTCCACGACACCTATGCGGGCGACGATCTCGTGCTCGACAAATGGTTCATGCTCCAGGCCAGCGCGGCGCATGAGGACGCGCTGGCAGACGTGGAGCGGCTGGCGGCCCACCCCGCCTTCAAGCTGGCCAACCCCAACCGGGCACGGGCGCTGATCGGCGGCTTCGCCAGCGCCAACCCCCTCGCCTTCCATCGGCCGGACGGCGCGGGCTACCGCTTCGTCGCCCGGATGCTGACGGAGCTGGACCGCCTCAACCCGCAGACCGCCGCGCGCCTGGCCACCGCCTTCCGCTCCTGGCGCTCGCTGGAACCGGGCCGGCGGGAGCTGGCGGCGCAGACGCTGCGGGCGATCGCGCAGGGCAAGCAGATTTCGCGCGACCTGAAGGACATCGTCGATCGCTCCCTGCAATAA
- a CDS encoding sensor histidine kinase has protein sequence MRRLRALMRMTAVRLSAVYLALFAIFALVLVIYVTATASNILQSQSRTAIAEETAELGLIYQRAGIVGLVRSIDRRSRQPGASLYLMTDPAGRILAGNVQSLDIGVLDDPGFTSRIFAYQRYEDGGEPDVHLAVAEVVQLPNGMRILVGRDQTDQERFRLIVRNALIAALGLMGIGALAAWLFVGRSALQRIDRLSASSARILAGDLNERLPVTGAGDEFDRLSENLNTLLSRVALLQSGLRQVSDNIAHDLKTPLTRLRNRAEAAMADRSPDADPRAALEAAVAEADGMIRTFDALLMIGRVEAGSHPVEKVETDLSAIVADVAELYEPLAEEAGATIRTHTPSAAPALVSRELIAQALSNLIDNALKYAGGQDRPVEIDVRLAMEGERCRLTVSDNGPGIPADRRERVLERFYRLDESRTKPGSGLGLSLVQAIALVHDGAILLEDAGPGLSVTLDFPAGTGKPSANA, from the coding sequence ATGAGGCGGCTGCGCGCGCTGATGCGCATGACGGCCGTTCGCCTCTCGGCCGTCTATCTCGCCCTCTTCGCCATCTTCGCGCTGGTGCTGGTGATCTACGTCACCGCGACGGCCTCCAACATTCTCCAGAGCCAGAGCCGCACGGCCATCGCGGAGGAGACGGCCGAGCTCGGCCTGATCTACCAGCGCGCCGGCATCGTCGGTCTCGTGCGCTCCATCGACCGACGCTCGCGCCAGCCGGGCGCCTCGCTCTATCTGATGACGGACCCGGCCGGGCGCATTCTGGCCGGCAACGTGCAGAGCCTCGATATCGGCGTTCTCGACGATCCGGGCTTCACCTCCCGGATATTCGCCTATCAGCGCTACGAGGACGGCGGCGAGCCGGACGTGCATCTGGCCGTGGCGGAGGTGGTGCAGCTTCCGAACGGGATGCGCATCCTGGTGGGGCGCGACCAGACGGACCAGGAACGCTTCCGCCTCATCGTGCGCAACGCGCTGATCGCCGCGCTCGGGCTGATGGGGATCGGGGCGCTGGCGGCGTGGCTCTTCGTCGGGCGCTCCGCGCTCCAGCGCATCGACCGGCTTTCCGCTTCCAGCGCGCGAATCCTGGCCGGCGACCTGAACGAGCGCCTGCCCGTGACAGGCGCGGGCGACGAGTTCGACCGCCTGTCGGAGAATCTCAACACGCTGCTGTCGCGCGTGGCGCTTCTCCAGTCCGGCCTGCGGCAGGTGTCCGACAACATCGCCCACGATTTGAAGACGCCGCTGACGCGCCTTCGCAACCGGGCCGAGGCGGCGATGGCCGACCGCTCGCCCGATGCCGACCCGCGCGCCGCGCTGGAGGCGGCCGTCGCGGAGGCCGACGGCATGATCCGCACCTTCGACGCGCTCTTGATGATCGGGCGGGTGGAGGCGGGCTCCCATCCGGTGGAGAAGGTGGAGACCGACCTTTCGGCCATCGTGGCCGATGTCGCGGAGCTTTACGAGCCGCTGGCGGAAGAGGCCGGGGCGACGATCCGCACCCACACGCCTTCCGCCGCGCCCGCCCTTGTCAGCCGCGAGCTGATCGCGCAGGCGCTATCCAACCTCATCGACAACGCGCTGAAATATGCCGGCGGGCAGGACCGGCCCGTGGAGATCGACGTGCGGCTGGCTATGGAGGGGGAGCGCTGCCGCCTGACGGTGAGCGACAACGGGCCCGGCATTCCGGCGGACCGGCGCGAGCGCGTGCTGGAGCGCTTCTACCGGCTGGACGAGAGCCGCACCAAGCCCGGCTCGGGGCTCGGCCTCTCGCTCGTCCAGGCGATCGCGCTCGTGCATGACGGAGCGATTCTCCTGGAGGATGCGGGCCCGGGCCTCTCCGTCACGCTCGACTTTCCGGCCGGAACGGGAAAACCTTCGGCAAACGCGTGA
- a CDS encoding sensor histidine kinase, which produces MPPLGLPPLHTLEPALRRGVPLVTVIFLIVLAFARFVSLMEHRTDIETAARDSLSIGASLLRAEDAILAERVADGATRARTLLTSVLPEALRPAGSVALISDTDGVVVAVTPGHEHLIGREVAGLLSGAPPLLVFGERAGVMEAEFAGQPALASAAVLASPLGAAILVQDQRTLLAEWRRTASVNVTLFALTSIVLLTILLAYFRQATLTSAADSAFLEAHQRVETALSRGRCGLWDWDLARGRMYWSRSMYEILGMPPQEDILSFGEIAKLMHPDDGSFFEIARQIASGRISNIDRTFRMRRCDGQFIWLRARAEVVRSPENDIHLIGVAVDVSENHALARLTSEANARLQNAVENISETFVLWDAENRLVLCNSKYQEVFGLSDALVRPGSSMEAVRAASRKPIEERKLTSPSFVAGERAMEALLADGRWLQVSERLTSDGGHVSIGTDITQLKVHQERLSDSERRLMATINDLSASRRDAEAKARQLAELNASYVIEKERAESANRAKTTFLANMSHELRTPLNAIIGFSEIMREQSFGPIGSEKYCEYAADIHQSGHWLLKLINDILDMSKIEAGRMALVAEEIDIGEMVAEALRITQVQAADKRLALSADICSDLHLVADRRATKQILLNLLANAMKFTGPEGQVSVRARRVGDKAVVTIVDNGIGIPRAALSKLGRPFEQVENELTRTNKGTGLGLAIARSLIELQGGAMRISSRVGEGTAVSFRLPLTAPAQEQQRSAA; this is translated from the coding sequence ATGCCGCCGCTGGGCCTGCCCCCGCTGCACACGCTGGAACCCGCGCTTCGGCGCGGCGTGCCGCTCGTCACCGTCATCTTCCTCATCGTCCTGGCCTTCGCGCGCTTCGTCTCGCTGATGGAGCATCGCACCGACATCGAGACCGCGGCGCGCGACAGCCTGAGCATCGGGGCGAGCCTCCTGCGCGCCGAGGATGCCATCCTGGCCGAGCGGGTGGCCGACGGGGCGACACGCGCCCGGACCTTGCTGACCAGCGTCCTGCCGGAGGCCCTGCGCCCGGCCGGCTCCGTGGCGCTGATCAGCGACACGGACGGGGTCGTGGTGGCGGTCACGCCCGGCCATGAGCATCTGATCGGCCGCGAGGTCGCGGGGCTCCTGTCCGGCGCGCCGCCGCTTCTCGTGTTCGGCGAGCGGGCCGGGGTCATGGAGGCCGAGTTCGCCGGGCAGCCGGCCCTTGCCTCCGCCGCCGTCCTCGCCTCTCCGCTCGGCGCGGCGATCCTCGTGCAGGACCAGCGCACGCTGCTGGCCGAATGGCGGCGCACGGCCTCGGTCAACGTCACGCTCTTCGCACTGACCAGCATCGTGCTCCTCACCATCCTGCTCGCCTATTTCCGGCAGGCGACCCTTACCTCAGCCGCCGACAGCGCCTTCCTCGAGGCGCACCAGCGCGTGGAGACCGCCCTGTCGCGCGGGCGCTGCGGCCTGTGGGACTGGGACCTGGCGCGCGGGCGCATGTACTGGTCGCGCTCCATGTACGAAATCCTCGGGATGCCGCCGCAGGAGGACATCTTGTCCTTCGGCGAGATCGCCAAGCTGATGCATCCGGACGACGGCAGCTTCTTCGAGATCGCCCGCCAGATCGCCTCGGGCCGCATATCCAACATCGACCGCACCTTCCGCATGCGCCGCTGCGACGGGCAGTTCATCTGGCTGCGCGCGCGGGCCGAGGTGGTGCGCAGCCCGGAGAACGACATCCACCTCATCGGCGTGGCCGTGGATGTGAGCGAGAACCACGCGCTGGCGCGGCTGACCAGCGAGGCCAACGCCCGGCTCCAGAACGCGGTGGAGAACATCTCCGAGACGTTCGTGCTCTGGGACGCGGAGAACCGCCTCGTCCTGTGCAACTCGAAATACCAGGAGGTCTTCGGCCTGTCCGACGCGCTGGTGCGGCCCGGCTCCTCCATGGAGGCGGTGCGCGCGGCCTCTCGCAAGCCCATCGAGGAGCGCAAGCTCACGAGCCCGAGCTTCGTGGCGGGAGAGCGCGCCATGGAGGCGCTCCTGGCCGACGGGCGCTGGCTCCAGGTCTCCGAGCGGCTCACCAGCGATGGCGGCCATGTCTCCATCGGCACCGACATCACGCAGCTCAAGGTCCATCAGGAGCGGCTGAGCGATTCGGAGCGCCGGCTGATGGCCACGATCAACGATCTCTCCGCCTCGCGCCGGGACGCCGAGGCCAAGGCCCGCCAGCTCGCGGAGCTGAACGCAAGCTACGTGATCGAGAAGGAACGCGCCGAAAGCGCCAACCGCGCCAAGACGACCTTCCTCGCCAATATGAGCCACGAGCTTCGCACGCCGCTCAATGCCATCATCGGCTTTTCGGAGATCATGCGCGAGCAGAGCTTCGGCCCCATCGGCTCGGAGAAATACTGCGAATACGCCGCCGATATCCACCAGAGCGGCCACTGGCTGCTGAAGCTGATCAACGATATCTTGGACATGTCCAAGATCGAGGCGGGGCGCATGGCGCTCGTGGCCGAGGAGATCGACATCGGGGAGATGGTGGCCGAGGCGCTACGGATCACGCAGGTGCAGGCGGCCGACAAGCGCCTCGCCCTTTCCGCCGATATCTGCAGCGACCTGCATCTCGTGGCGGACCGGCGCGCCACCAAGCAGATCCTGCTCAACCTTCTGGCCAATGCGATGAAGTTCACCGGCCCGGAGGGGCAGGTCAGCGTGCGCGCGCGGCGCGTCGGAGACAAGGCCGTCGTCACCATCGTCGACAACGGCATCGGCATTCCCCGCGCCGCGCTGTCCAAGCTGGGCCGGCCGTTCGAGCAGGTGGAGAACGAGCTGACGCGCACCAACAAGGGCACGGGCCTCGGCCTTGCCATCGCGCGCTCGCTCATCGAGCTGCAAGGCGGCGCCATGCGCATTTCCAGCCGCGTGGGCGAAGGCACGGCGGTGTCCTTCCGCCTGCCGCTGACGGCGCCCGCGCAGGAGCAGCAGCGAAGCGCCGCCTGA